The Candidatus Goldiibacteriota bacterium genome includes the window AACCGGGGATTCTTGGCAGGCTGTACTTTGAAAACCGGACATTTCTATTTTGCAGAAAATAGGACATTTCTATTTTGCGTTGACATAGTGGGGCAAAACTCCTTGTATATACAAGGTTTTTATGATAAAAATGTATATTCCCGTAAAAAACGGAGATTTTGATATATCAGGAGCGTATATACTTATGGAAAAAAAAGATACTGCCATACACATGCCAAAAACCGATTTCCCTATGAAGGGAAACCTTAACCAAAGGGAGCCGGAATTTTATAAGAAGTGGGAAGATGATAAGGTTTATGAAAAACTCCTTGAAAAACGTAAAAAAGAAAACGCGCCTTCATACATTCTTCACGACGGGCCGCCTTATGCCAACGGCAACATACATATGGGGCATACTTTAAACAAGGTTTTAAAAGATATTGTTGTACGTTACCGTTCGTTTAAGGGTTACTATTCGCCATACGTTCCGGGATGGGACTGCCACGGGATGCCTATTGAACACAAGGTAGCCGAAAATCTTGGCAGCAGGGCAAAGACAATGACAAAGCCGGAAATACGCAGGCTGTGCCACGAATACGCTATGAAATACGTGAAATTACAGGGAGACCAGTTTAAAAGGCTTGGAATAATGGGAGATTGGGAAAACCCTTACCTTACTCTTAACAAAGAATACGAAACCAAGATGGTGGATATTTTCTGGGAAATGTATAAAAAGGGACTTGTCTACAGAGGCTTAAAACCTGTGTACTGGTGCTGCAGGTGCGAAACCGCGTTGGCAGAAGCCGAAGTTGAATATGCCGACCATAAATCCACATCTGTATTTGTAAAGTTTAAAATCAAAGATGATTCAAAGTCAAAAGCCAAACCGGGCAAAGACGCTTATGTTGTCATATGGACCACTACTCCGTGGACGCTTCCGGCAAATGTGGCGATAGCATTGCATCCGGATTTTGATTACGCGGTATATGAATCTAACGGTGTAAAATATATTTTAGCAAAAGGTTTAAAAACACAGTTTGAAGAAAAAACCGGCATAACAGGGCTTAAGGAAATATCCGTATTTAAGGGTAGGGATTTAGAACATGCCGTCTGTGAGCATCCTTTTGTAGACAGGGATTCGCTTGTAATAAACGCGGATTATGTAACGCTTGAAACAGGTACAGGATGCGTTCATATTGCGCCCGGGCACGGCCACGAAGATTATGTAGCGGGGTTAAAATACAACCTTCAGATATTAAATCCCGTGGACGCGTGCGGCCGGTATACAAATGAATTTGAGATGATGAAAGGCGAACATGTGTTTGCCGCCAACCTGAAAATAGTGGAGCTGTTGAAAGAGAAAAAAGCCCTGCTTGCGCAGGAAGAGATAACCCATTCTTACGCGCATTGCTGGCGCTGCAAAAGCCCTATAATTTACAGGGCCACCAACCAGTGGTTTATCTCCATGGAAAAAGACAATTTCCGCGGACAGGCGCTTGAACAGGTTAAAAACGTAAAGTGGTTCAATGAATGGGGAGAAGACAGGATAACAAAGATGATTTCCGGCAGGCCGGACTGGTGCATATCGCGCCAGCGTTCATGGGGTGTGCCTATTTTTGTTTTTACATGTAAAGACTGCGGCGAATCTATAGTCACAGAAAAGACCATTGCAAAAGTAAGATCGCTTATAAAAGAAGAAGGCAGCGACGGCTGGTTTAAACATACGGCAAAAGAAATTTTGGGCGATGACTGCAAATGTCCCAAGTGCGGCTCTGATAATGTGGATAGGGGAAGCGATATTTTTGACGTGTGGTTTGATTCCGGCGCTTCAAGTTTTTCCGTGCTTGAAACCAGGGAAGATTTATCGTGGCCGGCTGATTTATATCTTGAAGGTTCTGACCAGTACAGAGGCTGGTTTCAGTCATCGCTTCTGGCGGCTGTCGGTTTTAAGGGCAAAGCCCCATATAAATCAGTTATTAGTACGGGATGGGTGGTTGACGGGCAGGGGCGCGCCATGCACAAATCGCTTGGTAATGTAATAGACCCGCTTAACCTTATAAAAAAAGGCGGTGCTGACCTGTTAAGGCTTTGGGTGGCATCAGAAGATTTTACAACTGACCAGCCCATATCGGACGAAATCATGTCAAGGGTTACGGATTCCTACAGGCGCATAAGAAACACTTTCCGCTATATGTTAAGCGCGGTAAATGATTTCAAAAAAGAAGACGCGGTTCCGTATGAAGAACTGTCATCATTTGACAAATACGCACTTCATAAAATGCAGGTATTATTGGACTCTTTGGATAAGTATTATGAAAATTTTGAATTTTACAGGGTGTACAGGGAATTTTCAAATTTCTGTTCGTTATTTTTATCGTCATATTACTTTGATGTGTTAAAAGACAGGCTGTATACGTTTAAAAGTGATGGTTCTCAGCGCAGGGGAGCGCAGACTGTTATCTATAAAATGCTTATTAACCTTACAAAGGCAATTGCTCCTGTGCTGGCGTTTACAGCGGACGAAGTGTGGCAGTTTATACCACAGGAACTAAAAACAGAGAACCATATTCAGCTTGAAAAATGGGCAGCAGAAAAAGAACCGCTTTTAGACGCGCAGACAGTTGAAGAGTGGGAAATTTTTAATAAGTTAAGGGACGCGGCCCTGAAAAAGATAGAAGATAAAAGAAAAGAAAAACTTATAAGCCATCCGTATGAAGCTGTGGTAAATATTAAATACGCTTCCGTGAAACTTGACAGGATTTTAAAGAAGCTGTCAAAAGAAGAAGCGGAACAGATGATAATAGTATCAGGCGTGTCATATAATCCCGCGGAAAAACTTGAAGAGAAAGAGTGGGATTTTGGACTGGAAATAACAGCGTCAAAGTCTGAAGGTGTTAAGTGCGAACGCTGCTGGAGATATGTTGACGCCGTCGGGAAAGATTCCGATTATCCGGGGCTTTGTGACAGATGTGTTGAAAATCTGGGATAGTATGATATTAAATCTGTGTGAGTATAAATGAAAAAAACAGAAAAAAACACAAAAGATAAAAAAGCAATTAAAGTGGAAAAAGTTCTTGCCTATGATATGAAACTTATGCAGAAGGTTGCCGCAATGCTGGAAGCCGGCAACATAGAAGAGTTTATTGACATAAAAAGCAGGCCTTTAAGGCTTATTGTCCTGAATTTTATAATTGGTTTGTCCAGGGGAGTCGGATTCCTGCTTGGCGCGACAGTTGTAGGCGCGATAGTCCTGGCGATTATGAAGGGCGTTTTTGTGAAACTTGGCGGCATGCCGTGGTTTGGCACGCAGATAGCGGATATATTATATTACGTAAAAGATGTTACGGAGCAGGCGCAGCAGGCTTCTCCCGGAAGGTGAAATGATGCAGGAAAGTGTACAACAGACAAAACGCAGTATTACGTATATAAGGGCGCTGCTTACCCTTATAATTATACTGCTTGGCATATATAATTTCGGCGGATTAATTGAATCTTCCGGCTTTGTATTTTTTTATATAGCGGTTGTGCTGATATCCAACGTGTTTTTCGCGCTGCTTCCGGAAAAAATGTATGAAGGCATGAAACTGCATTACATAATATTTGTGCTTGATATTATACTGGTGTCTTTTGGCGCGTACTGGCTTGCAGGCCTTACTTTTAACATGCTTATGGTTATTTTTCTTGCTCTGTTTATGGCCGCGATAGGGCAGTCGGTGGGGTTAAGCGTGGCGATTGCGGCGGTCACAACACTTGTTTATTTTTTTATAAGGTCATCAGGCAATGATGCGGGCTTTGCGGGATTCATGCAGGAGAAAGAAATACTGAATATCCCCTTTATATTTATAGTATCCCTTCATGCAAGTTTTCTTGCGGAAAAAGCCAATGAAGAGACGGCGGAAAAAAAGAAAATGAAAAAAGCTTATGGCGAGCTTTCCGAGAAACTTAAAAACACGCATGAAGACCTTGAAGGTATGCTGGAATTTCATTTAAGGGTTTATGACGCGCTTAAATACGGTTTTATTATCATGGATGCTTCCGGCATTATAAGGGTTTTTAACGTAAAGGCGGAAGAAATATTTGCCATGCGCGGCAATAAAGCCAGGAACCTTCACTTTAGGCAGGTGGAGGCAATAGGTGAAGCCGCCGAACTGATAAATAATCTTGTCTTAAAAAGGCAGCCCGCGGAAAATGCGGCTGTAAGCATACAGGCCGCGGGAATGCTTAAAAAACTTCTGGTAAGCACGTATAACATTAAAGACAGGGAAAATAATATAATAGGGTATATCTGTTCGGTTGAACAGGTTTTTTAAAGGAGAAAAGATGAGAACTTTGATAATAACAGCGGTGGCAGTTTTGGGATTGGATCAGGCGGTAAAGTTATTAATTAAGTCCACTATGAAACTTTACCAGTCAATACCCGTGATAAAAGGTTTTCTTAATATTACTTACATAGAAAACAGTGGTGTTTCTTATGGGATGTTAGGCGATGTGGATCACCCTGCCAAAAGGTGGGTTTTACTTGGAATAGTGGCGCTTGCGATGGCTGCTATTTTAACTTACTGGTACAAATACAGAAGCCCTAAATTTCTCTACAATTTCAGCTGCGGCCTTATTATAGGCGGCGCGCTTGGAAATTTTGTGGACAGGTTATTAATAGGCAGAATTACGGATTTTATAGAGGTTTATCACAAATCATGGCATTTTCCGGTGTTTAATGTCGCGGACAGCGCTATAAGCGTGGGTGTTGTATTTTTTATACTATTCATGCTTATTTACGGGGAGGAAAAAAATGCACCCCATAATAGCTGATTTTGGTTTTTTTCAACTTCGTTCCTACGGGTTGTCTACCGCTATAGGTTTTCTTGCGGGAATTTTGCTTGCCGGTATGCTTGCAAAAAAGGAAGGGTTTAAGGGCGACCCTGTAACTGACATAGGACTTGTGTCAATAATCGGAGCTGTAATAGGCGCGCGCCTTTTATATGTGGGTATATGGTGGGATGATGTTTATTCAAAAAATATTGCGGATATTTTCAAGGTCTGGGAGGGCGGGCTGGTTTTTTACGGCGGTTTAATAGGGGCTATTGTCAGCGACATTGTATGGCTGAAGCTGAAAAAGCTTCCCA containing:
- the ileS gene encoding isoleucine--tRNA ligase, with the protein product MEKKDTAIHMPKTDFPMKGNLNQREPEFYKKWEDDKVYEKLLEKRKKENAPSYILHDGPPYANGNIHMGHTLNKVLKDIVVRYRSFKGYYSPYVPGWDCHGMPIEHKVAENLGSRAKTMTKPEIRRLCHEYAMKYVKLQGDQFKRLGIMGDWENPYLTLNKEYETKMVDIFWEMYKKGLVYRGLKPVYWCCRCETALAEAEVEYADHKSTSVFVKFKIKDDSKSKAKPGKDAYVVIWTTTPWTLPANVAIALHPDFDYAVYESNGVKYILAKGLKTQFEEKTGITGLKEISVFKGRDLEHAVCEHPFVDRDSLVINADYVTLETGTGCVHIAPGHGHEDYVAGLKYNLQILNPVDACGRYTNEFEMMKGEHVFAANLKIVELLKEKKALLAQEEITHSYAHCWRCKSPIIYRATNQWFISMEKDNFRGQALEQVKNVKWFNEWGEDRITKMISGRPDWCISRQRSWGVPIFVFTCKDCGESIVTEKTIAKVRSLIKEEGSDGWFKHTAKEILGDDCKCPKCGSDNVDRGSDIFDVWFDSGASSFSVLETREDLSWPADLYLEGSDQYRGWFQSSLLAAVGFKGKAPYKSVISTGWVVDGQGRAMHKSLGNVIDPLNLIKKGGADLLRLWVASEDFTTDQPISDEIMSRVTDSYRRIRNTFRYMLSAVNDFKKEDAVPYEELSSFDKYALHKMQVLLDSLDKYYENFEFYRVYREFSNFCSLFLSSYYFDVLKDRLYTFKSDGSQRRGAQTVIYKMLINLTKAIAPVLAFTADEVWQFIPQELKTENHIQLEKWAAEKEPLLDAQTVEEWEIFNKLRDAALKKIEDKRKEKLISHPYEAVVNIKYASVKLDRILKKLSKEEAEQMIIVSGVSYNPAEKLEEKEWDFGLEITASKSEGVKCERCWRYVDAVGKDSDYPGLCDRCVENLG
- the lspA gene encoding signal peptidase II — translated: MRTLIITAVAVLGLDQAVKLLIKSTMKLYQSIPVIKGFLNITYIENSGVSYGMLGDVDHPAKRWVLLGIVALAMAAILTYWYKYRSPKFLYNFSCGLIIGGALGNFVDRLLIGRITDFIEVYHKSWHFPVFNVADSAISVGVVFFILFMLIYGEEKNAPHNS